From Penaeus vannamei isolate JL-2024 chromosome 40, ASM4276789v1, whole genome shotgun sequence, the proteins below share one genomic window:
- the LOC113801832 gene encoding uncharacterized protein, giving the protein MNSIKAVIVCCLLVAVSAGVDRRGGGRGSNRFLPGGFGGVHGGGLLGGGIHGGGIHGGGIHGGFHGGSGIIGGGISNGPSECRYWCKTPEGQAYCCETVHEPETPVGTKPLDCPQVRPTCPRFHGPPTTCSNDYKCAGLDKCCFDRCLGEHVCKPPSFFNNHLPF; this is encoded by the exons ATGAAT AGCATCAAAGCCGTGATTGTGTGCTGCCTCCTGGTGGCCGTCTCCGCCGGTGTAGACCGAAGGGGAGGTGGACGAGGATCCAACAGATTCCTTCCTGGAGGCTTCGGTGGCGTCCACGGAGGCGGTCTCCTCGGCGGCGGAATCCATGGTGGAGGAATCCATGGTGGGGGAATTCATGGCGGATTCCATGGTGGTAGTGGTATCATCGGAGGTGGAATCTCCAATGGCCCAAGCGAGTGCAGGTATTGGTGCAAGACTCCGGAGGGTCAAGCCTACTGCTGCGAGACGGTGCACGAACCAGAGACACCTGTTGGTACCAAGCCACTCGACTGCCCACAAGTCCGTCCCACATGCCCACGTTTCCATGGGCCCCCCACAACCTGTTCCAACGACTACAAGTGTGCTGGCCTCGATAAGTGTTGCTTCGACAGGTGTCTGGGAGAACACGTGTGCAAGCCTCCCTCATTCTTCAATAACCATCTCCCCTTCTAA
- the LOC113801833 gene encoding uncharacterized protein produces MNSIKAVIVCCLLVAVSAGVDRRGGGRGSNRFLPGGFGGVHGGGLLGGGIHGGGIHGGGIHGGGIHGGFHGGSGIIGAGISNGPSECRYWCKTPEGQAYCCETVHEPETPVGTKPLDCPQVRPTCPRFHGPPTTCSNDYKCAGLDKCCFDRCLGEHVCKPPSFFNNHLPF; encoded by the exons ATGAAT AGCATCAAAGCCGTGATTGTGTGCTGCCTCCTGGTGGCCGTCTCCGCCGGTGTAGACCGAAGGGGAGGTGGACGAGGATCCAACAGATTCCTTCCTGGAGGCTTCGGTGGCGTCCACGGAGGCGGTCTCCTCGGCGGCGGTATTCATGGTGGTGGAATCCATGGTGGAGGAATCCATGGTGGGGGAATTCATGGCGGATTCCATGGTGGTAGTGGTATCATCGGCGCAGGAATCTCCAATGGCCCTAGCGAGTGCAGGTATTGGTGCAAGACTCCGGAGGGTCAAGCCTACTGCTGCGAGACGGTGCACGAACCAGAGACACCTGTTGGTACCAAGCCACTCGACTGCCCACAAGTCCGTCCCACATGCCCACGTTTCCATGGGCCCCCCACAACCTGTTCCAACGACTACAAGTGTGCTGGCCTCGATAAGTGTTGCTTCGACAGGTGTTTGGGAGAACACGTGTGCAAACCTCCCTCATTTTTCAATAACCATCTCCCTTTTTAA